The following coding sequences lie in one Saccharopolyspora hordei genomic window:
- a CDS encoding NAD(P)H-dependent flavin oxidoreductase codes for MRTPLCDLTGVRHPVVQTGMGWVAGPSLVSATARAGGLGFLASATMTLPQLADAVREVKERTDEPFGVNLRADAADAEERVDLLIRERVRVASFALAPSERLIGKLKDAGIVVIPSVGARRHAEKVAAWGADAVLVQGGEGGGHTGSVATTLLVPQVVDAVDIPVIAAGGFFDGRGLAAALCYGAAGVAMGTRFLLTSDSRVPREVKRSYLDASVSGTVVTSRVDGLPHRMLRTAVTDAAESRSLLRRLPAALRQAVQFKSMTGMSWRQLITDGLAVRRNHGLPLSRVLLAANTPMLIKAALVDGRPDAGVLPAGQVVGMIDDLPSCEELIDRVVTDAARTLSGTSGTWTLKT; via the coding sequence CTGCGCACCCCGCTGTGCGACCTCACCGGCGTCCGCCACCCCGTGGTGCAGACCGGGATGGGGTGGGTCGCCGGCCCCAGCCTGGTGTCGGCCACCGCGCGCGCGGGCGGCCTGGGCTTCCTGGCCTCGGCGACGATGACGCTGCCCCAGCTCGCCGACGCGGTGCGCGAGGTCAAGGAGCGCACCGACGAGCCCTTCGGCGTCAACCTGCGCGCGGACGCCGCCGACGCCGAGGAGCGCGTGGACCTGCTCATCCGCGAGCGGGTCCGGGTGGCCTCCTTCGCGCTGGCACCGAGCGAACGGCTCATCGGCAAGCTCAAGGACGCCGGGATCGTGGTGATCCCCTCGGTCGGGGCGCGGAGGCACGCCGAGAAGGTGGCGGCCTGGGGCGCGGACGCGGTGCTGGTGCAAGGCGGCGAAGGTGGTGGGCACACCGGGTCGGTGGCCACGACGCTGCTGGTGCCGCAGGTGGTCGACGCGGTGGACATCCCGGTGATCGCGGCGGGCGGGTTCTTCGACGGGCGCGGCCTGGCCGCCGCCCTGTGCTACGGCGCGGCGGGCGTCGCGATGGGCACGCGGTTCCTGCTCACGTCCGACAGCCGGGTGCCGCGCGAGGTCAAGCGGTCCTACTTGGACGCTTCGGTGTCCGGCACCGTGGTGACCTCGCGGGTCGACGGGCTGCCGCACCGGATGCTGCGGACCGCGGTGACCGACGCCGCCGAGTCGCGGAGCCTGCTGCGCCGGTTGCCCGCCGCGCTGCGGCAGGCGGTGCAGTTCAAGTCGATGACCGGCATGAGCTGGCGACAGCTCATCACCGACGGCTTGGCCGTGCGGCGCAACCACGGGCTCCCGCTGAGCCGCGTGCTGCTGGCGGCCAACACCCCGATGCTCATCAAGGCCGCGCTGGTGGACGGTCGTCCCGACGCCGGCGTGCTGCCCGCGGGCCAGGTCGTCGGGATGATCGACGACCTGCCCAGCTGCGAGGAGCTGATCGACCGCGTCGTCACCGACGCCGCCCGCACGCTCTCCGGCACCAGCGGCACCTGGACGCTGAAGACCTGA
- a CDS encoding TetR/AcrR family transcriptional regulator codes for MVSTKRLSTRNRPARESGSERRAELLAIAAELFATRGFLATTVRDIADAAGILSGSLYHHFDSKESMVDEILREFLDDQRRTNERVLREAPDPRSAITELVRQSFAAMQHHRAAIAIFQNEAKYLEQLDRFDYLTRAAADFERTWTRVLQDGQRAGVFRADLDVKLAYRFIRDMVWTAVHWYDPRGTLTAEAIADQYVTILCEGIAVRD; via the coding sequence GTGGTATCGACCAAGCGCTTGTCCACCCGGAACCGCCCCGCGCGGGAGTCCGGTTCCGAGCGGCGTGCCGAGCTGCTGGCCATCGCCGCCGAGCTGTTCGCCACCCGCGGTTTCCTGGCCACCACCGTGCGCGACATCGCCGACGCCGCGGGCATCCTCTCCGGCAGCCTGTACCACCACTTCGACTCCAAGGAGTCGATGGTCGACGAGATCCTGCGCGAGTTCCTGGACGACCAGCGCCGCACCAACGAGCGGGTGCTGCGGGAAGCACCGGACCCGCGCAGCGCGATCACCGAGCTGGTCCGGCAGTCCTTCGCCGCGATGCAGCACCACCGGGCCGCCATCGCGATCTTCCAGAACGAGGCGAAGTACCTCGAGCAGCTCGACCGGTTCGACTACCTGACGCGGGCGGCCGCCGACTTCGAACGCACCTGGACCCGCGTCCTGCAGGACGGCCAGCGCGCCGGGGTCTTCCGCGCGGACCTCGACGTCAAGCTCGCCTACCGGTTCATCCGCGACATGGTGTGGACGGCGGTGCACTGGTACGACCCGCGCGGCACGCTCACCGCCGAGGCCATCGCGGACCAGTACGTCACGATCCTCTGCGAGGGCATCGCGGTCCGCGACTGA
- a CDS encoding SDR family oxidoreductase: protein MTAPPPAHGLLTGKTAVVTAAAGTGIGSAVARRMLEEGARVLISDRHERRLEQTRAELAQLPGAEVAAVPCDVTDEDQVQRMFASATSAFGQVDVVVNNAGLGGTASILEMTDEQWHRVLDVTLNGTFRCTRAAVRLFRDQGSAGVVVNNASVVGWRAQAGQAHYAAAKAGVMALTRCAALDAAPLGVRVNAVAPSLVMHENLAKVTSEELLAELTRREAFGRSAEPWEVANVIVFLASDYSTYLTGEVVSVSNQHP from the coding sequence ATGACCGCACCGCCGCCCGCGCACGGACTGCTCACCGGCAAGACCGCGGTGGTCACCGCCGCAGCCGGCACCGGGATCGGCTCCGCCGTGGCCCGCCGGATGCTGGAGGAGGGCGCGCGCGTGCTGATCAGCGACCGGCACGAGCGGCGCCTGGAGCAGACCCGCGCCGAGCTCGCGCAGCTGCCCGGTGCGGAGGTCGCCGCAGTGCCGTGCGACGTCACCGACGAGGACCAGGTGCAGCGGATGTTCGCATCCGCCACCAGCGCGTTCGGGCAGGTCGACGTCGTGGTGAACAACGCAGGCCTCGGCGGCACCGCGTCGATCCTGGAGATGACCGACGAGCAGTGGCACAGGGTCCTCGACGTGACGCTGAACGGGACCTTCCGCTGCACCCGCGCCGCGGTGCGGCTGTTCCGCGACCAGGGCAGCGCCGGGGTGGTGGTCAACAACGCCTCGGTGGTCGGGTGGCGGGCGCAGGCCGGGCAGGCGCACTACGCGGCGGCCAAGGCCGGGGTGATGGCCCTGACCCGCTGCGCGGCGCTGGACGCGGCGCCGCTGGGTGTGCGCGTCAACGCCGTGGCGCCGAGCCTGGTGATGCACGAGAACCTGGCCAAGGTGACGTCCGAGGAGCTGCTGGCCGAGCTCACCCGGCGCGAGGCCTTCGGCCGCTCGGCCGAGCCGTGGGAGGTGGCGAACGTGATCGTGTTCCTGGCCAGTGACTACTCGACCTACCTGACCGGCGAGGTCGTCTCGGTCAGCAACCAGCACCCGTGA
- a CDS encoding acyl-CoA dehydrogenase family protein → MDLTDNAEEAAFRRDVRDWLAEHLTGEFAAARGLGGPGREHEGFDVRLAWDRLLADHGWTCLGWPREFGGREATVQQQVIFHEEYARANAPVRVGHIGEELLGPTLIAFGTPEQQRRFLPGIVGVRELWCQGYSEPGAGSDLAGVSTTAHRDGDEWVINGQKVWTSMAHVADWCFVLARTDPTQQRHRGLSYLLVPMDQPGVQVRPIVQLTGTSEFNEVFFDDARTDAGNVVGEVGSGWQVAMGTLGFERGVGTIDQQVVFRRELAGITAMARENGAIDDPLLRDRIARAWVDLEALRCTVLRTLGAAGPPGAESSVIKLLWANFHRGLGELAMDVAGAGGLLAEEEPYGLDSWQRLFLFTRADTIYGGSNEIQRNIIAERVLGLPREPRP, encoded by the coding sequence GTGGACCTCACCGACAACGCCGAGGAAGCGGCCTTCCGCCGCGACGTGCGGGACTGGCTCGCCGAGCACCTGACCGGCGAGTTCGCCGCGGCCCGCGGGCTCGGCGGCCCGGGGCGCGAGCACGAGGGGTTCGACGTGCGGCTGGCGTGGGACCGGTTGCTGGCCGACCACGGCTGGACGTGCCTGGGCTGGCCGCGCGAGTTCGGCGGGCGCGAGGCCACCGTGCAGCAACAGGTGATCTTCCACGAGGAGTACGCGCGGGCCAACGCGCCGGTGCGGGTCGGCCACATCGGCGAGGAACTGCTCGGTCCCACGCTGATCGCCTTCGGCACTCCCGAGCAGCAGCGCCGGTTCCTGCCCGGGATCGTCGGTGTCCGCGAGCTGTGGTGCCAGGGCTACTCCGAGCCCGGTGCCGGGTCCGACCTCGCCGGGGTCTCCACCACCGCGCACCGGGACGGCGACGAGTGGGTGATCAACGGCCAGAAGGTGTGGACGTCGATGGCGCACGTGGCCGACTGGTGCTTCGTGCTGGCGCGCACCGACCCCACCCAGCAGCGCCACCGCGGCCTGTCCTACCTGCTGGTGCCGATGGACCAGCCGGGCGTGCAGGTGCGGCCGATCGTGCAGCTGACCGGGACCTCGGAGTTCAACGAGGTGTTCTTCGACGACGCGCGCACCGACGCCGGCAACGTGGTCGGTGAGGTGGGCTCGGGCTGGCAGGTCGCGATGGGCACCCTCGGGTTCGAGCGCGGCGTCGGCACCATCGACCAGCAGGTCGTCTTCCGCCGCGAGCTCGCCGGGATCACCGCGATGGCCCGGGAGAACGGCGCGATCGACGACCCGCTGCTGCGGGACCGCATCGCCCGCGCCTGGGTCGACCTGGAGGCGCTGCGCTGCACGGTGCTGCGGACCCTGGGCGCCGCCGGGCCGCCGGGCGCGGAGTCCTCGGTGATCAAGCTGCTGTGGGCGAACTTCCACCGCGGTCTCGGTGAGCTGGCGATGGACGTGGCCGGGGCGGGCGGACTGCTGGCCGAGGAGGAGCCCTACGGCCTCGACTCCTGGCAGCGGCTGTTCCTGTTCACCCGGGCCGACACGATCTACGGCGGCTCCAACGAGATCCAGCGCAACATCATCGCCGAGCGGGTCCTCGGTCTGCCCCGCGAACCCCGGCCGTGA
- a CDS encoding enoyl-CoA hydratase gives MAAEQAVVTYERRGRVAVVTMNRPDYRNAQNSVMTYALDDAFYRACEDDEVGVVVLAGAGEHFSAGHDIGSPGRDIDVSYPRRAGLWWDHTRHEGGASRFAREQEVYLGMCRRWREMPKPAIASVQGACVAGGLMLAWVCDLIVASEDAFFADPVVRMGIPGVEYFAHPWVLGPRIAKEFLFTGGRMPAQRAYEIGMVNRVVPREVLESTTMELAEQIAEMPSFGLSLTKKAINQAEDLMGMRDGMDSAFGLHHFAHAHNAEVSDDSLSGMDARSMKRAAQGQG, from the coding sequence ATGGCAGCAGAGCAAGCGGTCGTCACCTACGAACGCCGGGGCCGGGTGGCCGTGGTGACGATGAACCGGCCGGACTACCGCAACGCGCAGAACTCCGTGATGACCTACGCGCTCGACGACGCCTTCTACCGCGCGTGCGAGGACGACGAGGTCGGGGTGGTCGTGCTGGCCGGGGCGGGCGAGCACTTCTCCGCCGGGCACGACATCGGCTCTCCCGGGCGCGACATCGACGTCAGCTACCCGCGCCGCGCCGGCCTGTGGTGGGACCACACCCGGCACGAGGGCGGCGCCTCGCGCTTCGCCCGCGAGCAGGAGGTCTACCTGGGCATGTGCCGCCGGTGGCGGGAGATGCCCAAGCCCGCGATCGCCTCGGTGCAGGGCGCCTGCGTGGCGGGCGGGCTGATGCTGGCCTGGGTGTGCGACCTCATCGTGGCCAGCGAGGACGCGTTCTTCGCCGATCCGGTGGTGCGCATGGGCATCCCCGGCGTCGAGTACTTCGCGCACCCGTGGGTGCTCGGTCCGCGGATCGCCAAGGAGTTCCTGTTCACCGGCGGCCGGATGCCCGCGCAGCGCGCCTACGAGATCGGCATGGTCAACCGCGTGGTGCCGCGCGAGGTGCTGGAGAGCACCACGATGGAACTGGCCGAGCAGATCGCCGAGATGCCCTCGTTCGGCCTCTCGCTGACCAAGAAGGCGATCAACCAGGCCGAGGACCTGATGGGCATGCGCGACGGGATGGACTCGGCCTTCGGTCTGCACCACTTCGCGCACGCGCACAACGCCGAGGTGAGCGACGACTCGCTGAGCGGGATGGACGCGCGCAGCATGAAGCGCGCCGCGCAGGGGCAGGGGTGA
- a CDS encoding acyl-CoA dehydrogenase family protein translates to MDLDLSPADVAFRDEVREWLREHVPREPLPSLETEEGFAAHRRWEQELHEARLSVVSWPEEFGGRGASLLQWVLFEEEYYAAGAPGRVSQNGIFLLAPTLFEHGTPDQQQRYLPRMAAGTDIWAQAWSEPEAGSDLASIRSTARRVDGGWLLSGQKTWSSRAAFADRAFGLFRSDPEAQRHRGLTYFLFPLDAEGVTVRPIGRIDGKPAFAELFLDDVFVPDEDVLGEVGEGWRVAMSTASNERGLTLRSPGRFLATAQRLTELPGALDDDRVVDAWIAAQAYRLATFETVTRVTEGGSLGAEASLNKLFWSELDVAMHETAWDLLGPDAEVSSWVEGYLFSLAGPIYAGTNEIQRNVAAERLLGLPRGSR, encoded by the coding sequence GTGGACCTCGACCTCTCCCCCGCGGACGTGGCGTTCCGCGACGAGGTGCGGGAGTGGCTGCGCGAGCACGTACCGCGCGAGCCGCTGCCGTCGCTGGAGACCGAGGAGGGCTTCGCCGCGCACCGCCGCTGGGAGCAGGAGCTGCACGAAGCCCGGTTGTCGGTGGTGTCCTGGCCGGAGGAGTTCGGTGGACGCGGCGCGTCGCTGCTGCAGTGGGTGCTGTTCGAGGAGGAGTACTACGCCGCGGGCGCGCCCGGCCGGGTCAGCCAGAACGGCATCTTCCTGCTGGCGCCGACGCTGTTCGAGCACGGCACGCCGGACCAGCAGCAGCGCTACCTACCGCGCATGGCCGCAGGCACCGACATCTGGGCGCAGGCCTGGTCGGAGCCGGAAGCGGGCAGCGACCTCGCCTCGATCCGCTCCACCGCCCGCCGCGTCGACGGCGGATGGCTGCTGTCCGGGCAGAAGACGTGGAGCTCCCGCGCCGCATTCGCCGACCGCGCCTTCGGGTTGTTCCGCAGCGATCCCGAGGCGCAGCGGCACCGCGGGTTGACCTACTTCCTGTTCCCGCTGGACGCCGAGGGCGTGACGGTGCGGCCGATCGGGCGCATCGACGGCAAGCCGGCCTTCGCCGAGCTGTTCCTGGACGACGTGTTCGTGCCCGACGAGGACGTGCTCGGCGAGGTCGGCGAGGGCTGGCGGGTGGCGATGAGCACCGCGAGCAACGAGCGCGGGCTGACGCTGCGCAGCCCGGGGAGGTTCCTCGCCACCGCGCAGCGGCTCACCGAGCTCCCGGGCGCCCTGGACGACGACCGGGTGGTGGACGCGTGGATCGCCGCGCAGGCCTACCGCTTGGCCACCTTCGAGACGGTGACCCGGGTGACCGAGGGCGGGTCGCTCGGCGCGGAAGCGAGCCTGAACAAGCTGTTCTGGTCCGAACTGGACGTCGCGATGCACGAGACCGCGTGGGACCTGCTCGGACCCGACGCCGAGGTGTCGTCGTGGGTCGAGGGCTACCTGTTCTCCCTGGCCGGGCCGATCTACGCGGGGACCAACGAGATCCAGCGCAACGTGGCGGCCGAGCGCCTGCTCGGGCTGCCGAGGGGGTCACGATGA
- a CDS encoding acyl-CoA dehydrogenase family protein: MRFAPDREQQDMAATLRDLLADAGTARIARSWADGESAPWWEVWHQLAELGVTGLTVPPDRGGLGLGAVEMVLCLDQLGYAALPGPLVESLAFLPRLVPESPWLAELAEGQSVGTAVVAEHVPRALDADQAGAVFRSDGEEVRRLSGFRLQRAESVDPARRLFTVEHATAEPVAAADPGAAFDHGVLGCAAYLLGLGRRMLDTATEHVTQRHQFGRPVGEFQAVKHHLANVLLELEFARPLVWGACLSVDGPRGPRDVSAAKLAAGEAARTAARTALQVHGAIGYTAEHDLHLWLTKATALRTAWGTPAWHRARVARALATDTAPIGA; the protein is encoded by the coding sequence ATGAGGTTCGCACCGGACCGCGAGCAGCAGGACATGGCCGCCACGCTGAGGGACCTGCTCGCCGACGCGGGCACGGCGAGGATCGCCCGCTCCTGGGCCGACGGGGAGAGCGCGCCGTGGTGGGAGGTGTGGCACCAGCTCGCCGAGCTCGGGGTCACTGGGCTCACCGTGCCGCCGGACCGCGGTGGGCTGGGGCTCGGCGCGGTGGAGATGGTGCTGTGCCTGGACCAGCTGGGGTACGCGGCGCTGCCGGGCCCGCTCGTCGAGTCCCTCGCGTTCCTGCCGCGCCTGGTGCCGGAGTCGCCGTGGCTGGCGGAGCTGGCCGAGGGGCAGTCGGTCGGGACCGCGGTCGTCGCCGAGCACGTGCCGCGGGCGCTCGACGCCGACCAGGCGGGTGCGGTCTTCCGCTCAGACGGTGAGGAGGTGCGCCGGCTGAGCGGTTTCCGGTTGCAGCGGGCGGAGTCGGTCGACCCGGCCCGCCGGTTGTTCACCGTCGAGCACGCCACGGCCGAGCCGGTGGCCGCGGCCGACCCCGGTGCCGCCTTCGACCACGGGGTGCTGGGGTGCGCCGCCTACCTGCTCGGCCTCGGGCGGCGGATGCTCGACACCGCCACCGAGCACGTCACGCAGCGGCACCAGTTCGGCCGCCCGGTCGGCGAGTTCCAGGCGGTCAAGCACCACCTGGCGAACGTGCTGCTGGAGCTGGAGTTCGCCCGCCCGCTCGTCTGGGGTGCCTGCCTGTCGGTCGACGGCCCGCGCGGTCCGCGCGACGTCTCGGCGGCCAAGCTCGCCGCGGGCGAGGCGGCCCGCACCGCCGCGCGCACCGCGCTCCAGGTGCACGGCGCGATCGGCTACACCGCCGAGCACGACCTGCACCTGTGGCTGACCAAGGCGACCGCGCTGCGCACCGCCTGGGGAACTCCGGCCTGGCACCGCGCCCGCGTCGCCAGGGCCCTGGCCACCGACACGGCGCCGATCGGCGCATGA
- a CDS encoding acyl-CoA dehydrogenase family protein, whose protein sequence is MRFAFTEEQEELRRTVRTLLDRHGGPTVPSPDEPAPSPDPVLWKQLGEIGAHGLAIPEEHGGVGATLLETLIVVEELGRRLVPGPFLGSAVLSAQALLATGNARACERLLPGIASGERVLALAWAEPGSPPLRDRFATTARASGTHGWLLDGTKTLVLDAVQADTLLVVAMNDGVASLFEAAPQSTVASAVPVDLTRHMGEVHLAGTPAKLIGRAPLQRMTDVAAAALAAEQIGAAQRWLHEIVEHTKLRTQFGRPIGSFQAIKHRLADCYVAVESARSLSYAAGWAVSTGDERASELAAMAKSACTEAYSLVAAEGIQLHGGIGITWEHEAHLHLKRAHASKHLFGTPEHHRATLTLPRS, encoded by the coding sequence GTGCGCTTCGCGTTCACCGAGGAGCAGGAGGAACTGCGCCGCACCGTGCGCACGCTGCTCGACCGCCACGGCGGCCCGACCGTCCCCAGCCCCGACGAGCCGGCGCCGAGCCCCGACCCCGTGCTGTGGAAGCAGCTCGGCGAGATCGGCGCGCACGGCCTGGCCATCCCGGAAGAGCACGGCGGGGTGGGAGCGACCCTGCTGGAGACCCTGATCGTCGTCGAGGAACTGGGGCGCCGGCTGGTCCCCGGCCCGTTCCTCGGCAGCGCCGTGCTCAGCGCGCAAGCGCTGCTGGCCACCGGCAACGCCCGCGCCTGCGAGCGGCTGCTCCCGGGGATCGCGTCCGGTGAGCGGGTGCTCGCGCTCGCGTGGGCCGAACCGGGATCACCGCCGCTCCGCGACCGCTTCGCGACGACCGCGCGGGCGAGCGGGACCCACGGCTGGCTGCTGGACGGCACCAAGACGCTGGTGCTCGACGCGGTCCAGGCGGACACCCTGCTGGTCGTGGCGATGAACGACGGGGTGGCGTCGCTGTTCGAGGCGGCACCGCAGTCCACCGTGGCCTCGGCCGTGCCGGTGGACCTCACTCGGCACATGGGCGAGGTCCACCTCGCGGGCACGCCGGCGAAGCTCATCGGGCGGGCACCGTTGCAGCGGATGACCGACGTGGCGGCGGCCGCCCTCGCCGCCGAGCAGATCGGTGCGGCGCAGCGCTGGCTGCACGAGATCGTGGAGCACACCAAGCTGCGCACGCAGTTCGGCCGTCCCATCGGTTCGTTCCAGGCGATCAAGCACCGGCTCGCCGACTGCTACGTGGCGGTCGAGTCCGCCCGCTCGCTGTCGTACGCGGCCGGCTGGGCGGTGTCCACGGGGGACGAGCGCGCGTCCGAGCTCGCCGCGATGGCGAAGTCCGCGTGCACCGAGGCGTACTCGCTGGTCGCGGCGGAGGGGATCCAGCTGCACGGCGGGATCGGCATCACCTGGGAGCACGAGGCCCACCTGCACCTGAAGCGGGCGCACGCGTCCAAGCACCTCTTCGGCACCCCGGAGCACCACCGCGCGACCCTGACGCTGCCGCGGAGCTGA
- a CDS encoding MaoC family dehydratase — protein MAADLRYDDVAVGAEIGPERYPIQRLTLVKYCGASGDFNVIHWNERLARQAGLPNVIAHGMLTMAEAARLVTDWAGDPGAVVEYGVRFAKPVVVPDDDTGVEVVVSGRVAEKLPDRQVAVDLTATCGDVEVLAKARAVVRLG, from the coding sequence ATGGCGGCGGACCTGCGCTACGACGACGTGGCGGTCGGCGCCGAGATCGGCCCCGAGCGCTACCCGATCCAGCGGCTGACGCTGGTGAAGTACTGCGGTGCGTCGGGCGACTTCAACGTGATCCACTGGAACGAGCGGCTCGCCCGGCAGGCGGGCCTGCCGAACGTGATCGCGCACGGCATGCTCACCATGGCCGAAGCGGCCCGCCTGGTCACCGACTGGGCGGGTGATCCCGGCGCGGTGGTGGAGTACGGCGTCCGCTTCGCCAAACCGGTGGTGGTGCCCGACGACGACACCGGGGTGGAGGTCGTGGTCTCCGGCCGGGTGGCCGAGAAGCTCCCGGACCGGCAGGTCGCGGTGGACCTCACGGCCACCTGCGGCGACGTCGAGGTCCTCGCCAAGGCGCGGGCGGTCGTCCGCCTCGGCTGA
- a CDS encoding FAS1-like dehydratase domain-containing protein: protein MPVNREFVGHEFTAGEAYEVTRGKIREFADAIGDPNPVYRSVEAARERGQPDVIAPPTFGIVAAGAAAESNPIRRPEFGLDMRLVVHGEQRFRYERPIRAGDVLTATGRIAEIRDAGRNELVRVETEIRDESGELVCTAVNVIVSRGTAAGAGE from the coding sequence GTGCCGGTCAACAGGGAGTTCGTCGGCCACGAGTTCACTGCCGGCGAGGCGTACGAGGTGACGCGGGGCAAGATCCGGGAGTTCGCCGACGCGATCGGCGACCCGAACCCCGTCTACCGCAGTGTCGAGGCCGCGCGGGAGCGCGGGCAGCCGGACGTCATCGCGCCGCCCACCTTCGGCATCGTGGCGGCCGGAGCCGCGGCGGAGAGCAACCCGATCCGGCGGCCCGAGTTCGGGTTGGACATGCGGCTGGTGGTGCACGGCGAGCAGAGGTTCCGCTACGAGCGGCCGATCCGGGCCGGTGACGTGCTCACCGCGACCGGGCGCATCGCCGAGATCCGCGACGCGGGGCGCAACGAGCTGGTGCGGGTGGAGACCGAGATCCGCGACGAGAGCGGAGAACTGGTGTGCACGGCGGTCAACGTGATCGTGTCGCGGGGGACCGCGGCCGGGGCGGGGGAGTGA